The following DNA comes from Anopheles arabiensis isolate DONGOLA chromosome 3, AaraD3, whole genome shotgun sequence.
CTAAAAGATACtaatttttatcataaataataaatgaatcgATCCCGTCGTACAATCGTCTACTCGTAGAACTTAATACCGTACCCGCCATGGGTTAAAGCTTCATATgtaccgtccccccgtaggtTCCTTGAATAACTCCTAATTTAAGAGGACGACTGACCATGAGATGAATGATTGAAAGTAGTTCATAATTCTATTGCTGTACACATGCTCATGCTGTTGTTCTAGTGGTGGAGTGGTACATAATTACGAAACACGTACTTTTGTTCATAAAGTTCCGTTGCTTTCGTCTGATGTTAGCTAAACAAGCCTGGGACAGATTGAAAAGCTCTTGCCCTCTATGAtgttgcatattttatgtatGTCTCAATTACTATAAAATTATGAGAAACCAATAATACTCTctgcaaaattattctgatATTTGAATAGGTTAATCCGGACCGTAGAGCGCTTGGCCTAGGTTATGTAATACGCAGATAACCACCCAAAATAGTCGATGGGCCAATAATATCTTGTATCAAATGATTTTAGCTTCATATAAGCTAATATTGGCAAGTTACGTGGTCATATTGCTTTAAAATGACATCCGCTTTTCAATGGACCGCGTACATTTCATGccttttatcacatttatgcATGGTGTTCCgagattttaaaagatatcTGTCCAAGGTGCCGCAAAGTCAGATAATAGGTGAAAATATGAGGTGTCCGACTTTaggctgtatgtgtttttgatcATCCAGTCAAGTTTCATccgttaaaatattcaccccgATATTTTAGCTGCTATAATTTCTAGTTCTTTGCGATAACCACATGTGTGGCCCAAAGAACTGgcacaatttttgtttgtgaaaCTAATTTTCTTCTTCCGATTGTTGGGAATGGCGCAGATAGCTTTTGATGATGCAGCAATATCGAATACAATTATCAAATGTTATTCTACTTTCAATATCTCAATCTCCTCATTCCTATTCATACCAATCCTCCCTCATATGAGCGACATTTGGACAAGAAAATATTCTGAAGCGTTTCACAGGCCATTTCAATGAAAAACCATCACAAAACAACTCGTCGTTTTCCTCAACCGTTCCTCCCTTGCTGGTCATGTTAGGTAATACAAGCGTCACGGGTGTCCCGATCATAGCCATTTATTCAAATATGTCTGAATACAGTTCCCAGAACTGTAATTCATCTTTGAAAACTTCGCCTGCAACaggtgtttttcaaattggataGAGAAGTAATGTCTCAAAAGAGCTTTCGATGTGTCCTGTTGATGGTGAGTGACTACACGAGTTTAAAAAGTCACATCTAAAAGCACTTCACATCAGGGTCAACGCTCAATTTCAGCCATTTACTTACACAGTGCTGTTTGAGATGGTTCTATCGACGTTATCGAATCAAAAAACTCAGAAAAGTTCACTCACAAATAAGAACTCACTCTTCACACATCAATTCTGGCTCATTCGTCAATCATTCATATCACGCATTGTTTTTCCATGTTTACACAGAACTACAGTTTTACTCTCACACGAGAAATTGAGAAATTGACAATCATTTCAAGAATTCAGTCCTTAGTAACACTTGAATAGCAATTGCTCATTCACATTCACAAACTGGGTGCGTACACTTCAACGGTTGGTAGGAAACTTATCGCTATTTGCGCTTCTTTCGACCGTCTTTGGCTGCTTAGGTAACAAAATTTATCTAAAATTCGTAGAATATCGTTATCTGGTGTTTGCACCATAGATTACTGATAATCCCACCCGAGCGAATTTATAAAACTACATTAAAGGATAACAGCGATAACGCTCGAACCTCTGATCATGCAGTGCCGAGCACGCATAAAATAAgctgtagcatatctgctatacagaacttattataatacacactatcagctatagacacattgtaacacacttcggaaagccaaatcacaccattgcaacacattcattataacacatcagcaaatcaatccacaccataacAACACACCCAGACCATACCGTCCATAGAAAAAACCATTGcgacacatttatcgaaaacaaccgaaacgcgcaacataagcaatttaaggcggcgctctagcagcaatcgaacacgacatccgacacgaacaaacccatataatcatatggaggtgcactgtcagacacaaacaaacaaacaagacaaacatgtcaaatcccatacatttttcatgttcgatgtcgtgttcgattggtgctagagcgccgggtaagcgttactgcagcaaagtgggcaaacagagaacgcatagcaacttattgctaaaagcgcagtgtagtcAAAAATCGAAGAACGCACCCGTTCTTTAGCTAGAACAGTTcatactttccagaaccttcgtAAAACACTAAAAGTGCAGGCATAGGCATAATGACAGACACTCCGATACGAagtataaattgcacctcatatcaataaccttgaATTAGGCCAAAAACACAttgcaaaaccaaatgtacgaaactcattgagtataaataaaaccaattctgaccgtggcaagtcagattcatttggactgccaagataggacgttacgcttcctaatactacgccttccaacttatttcaagagtgtagttatgtccccctacccaaggtaaggcttctaaactccaacgtttccagtaaggtaAAGTTTCCAgtaaggtttctatgatcgcctggacgatcaagtgttgaaaagtccgcttcgaacaaagtgttattCCATGGTACTTGAGGTACAGCTGTACGCTCATCATATGGCGACCGTAGCTATCTTCCGAActcattacatggcgaccatAGCTATCGCCCAACCCATTACAAAGCTTCGTAACTAGCGTAACATAACTGGCCAAAGTTTGACTCCATTATTGATATACCATTGAAACACGTACATGCTACATATAGCTACAGTCAGTTAACTAGAACTGACTCAAAACATGATTGGATGAGATTGGATAGATATGAGATTTCATGTACAGTTAAGTTATTATGCATCCTGTCATTTAAATGATCGCAAAAAAACTTCTCTTTTGACATGAGTAGATTCCTTGTTGCATGATTGGGTTTGTCAGGGGTACTCTTAATATGGTGATACTTCCCTAAGTCTTTCTTAGTCCCAACTCAAAATAGCTTCAACCAGGGCCgcaaaatatcattaaattaattataaataatcTCGACTGAAGCAAAGTgaatgtcagcgtcacgtgctcaactgtgatgatcagaggtgagactcaaacagttggtgtggccaatcacatgcttggtgacaatTGTTGTAGCATTCAACTGTTGGTCCCTCActtggtcatgacattttctctctatgataatcacgacattcttggaccATTCTtggcgagtggttccaagcaacaaaatactcattttgttgcttgggaccaCACGAACGCACGGCTTATCTCCCATGACTGGTTGcataaaatgtcaccaagcgtgtgatggtcgcaacaactgttttAGTCTCACTTCTGCTCATCatagtagagctcgtgacgctgacaggATTTCGTTTCAGTCAGGATTTTTGATACTGATTATTACATTTGATTATGTGACGCTgtcatggattttgtttcggtCAGAACTTTGTAtcacattgacagtgacattttgcagcactgcggacaacgacatcagcagcgaaatctgAGTATATAATATGCGTGGAATCTTGCTTGCTCTGTGGGCTTCACTATCTATAGAAATCCACAAGACTTTGTATTTTTACGATTTTTAGGAGCTCAAATTTAATGCCACCCACATGGTATGCCAAATTTTATTGGATCAAAAATTTAATGCTACCCAACACATCCATAGGCTCTAGTAAAGCTCTGAATTACAAAACTGCCCAATGGTAGACCGTACGTATGGACGCAAACCACGGTACCTTACCATACGGGTACCAAATGCCAAGCCGCATTAGAGCGGAATTCGCCACATGTAGCCTTCTAACTGCCCAGAAGCATCTCTCATGCCTTTGAGAATtaatatcaaaacaaacagGGTTTCGgatatttaaattatatttaagtGGAAAACCACCATTAGCTGGAATGATTAtttgagtttctttttttctgtattatattttcaactttccataaaagaagagcaaaacgTAACAGCTTACGCTAAAGACGTAATGTTTTGATTCGCAACGTTTGATTTGcggggtgtttgtttgtttgttttccaactGTTTTCCATAGTGTCGGTTGCGTGTTGGTGATGGCATGGCAAGCAGGGAGAATGTGTTATATTTTCTCACAAGTTCTATAATCTTCTCTCTACAATAAGAGATATTAATGgctaataataaaacaaaacacgctcCATTCTCCAAACCTTTCAaccaacacatgcacacacacaaacacgattgACGACGATGATATCGTGACAATACAATTTAAGTAACAGTTTATATGTGCAACTTGTGAAACGATAGGTGCTGTAGTAGAGAAGATCAGTaaaagtgtgtatgtttgggtGCATTGTATATGTTGGCGTTTGGCTTTGAGTCTACCCTGCTTTGAATTGAATAAAAgacaattttaatttcactactCTGACTGTAGATTTTTGGAAACGAAGCGGTTGGATaatcaatgaaaaagaaaTAGTGCAACGCTTACACGACGGTGGAAAACGATTGGAAAGTACAACATATGCCGGGTTCGTTCGAGCGCATTACCACGGATCGCTTTCGATCGCACCCGAACGTACTCGTGGACTAGTTCTAAAACGTACAAAGATCAGTCTCTAGGTTGTCGCCTCTTGCTACTAGGTTTGTTCATATAGGTTTCCTACTCGATCTCCACTAACGGCTCTTACACCTCATCCACCTGCAATCGGGTGTGCATTAGCTAGGATGAACGTAATTACTTTAGAATTCGGTTATATTCCTAAGAAAACGGGTGTACAATAATCGCACAACGTGCAACCGCATTCAGCGGCACGGGAACGATACATGAGAGAGTTAAATTGAAGagcggttggttggttggtttgtttgaattttcttACACATTATTTCCAACATTTGCATACATCCACATCTGCACAAAATGTTACACACGTTGGTAATTACAGGTTGGGTCCGTTTCCTACACTACCGAGGTACGTCGCCTGCAACGGTAGCAGGAAgtaaatgtatgtatatagAACCGGGTATATGCTTACATCCAGCTTTCCTAATCTAACTGCCTGCCCTTGTGTTTCTGTCAAATCAACAGGAAAGTATGATGAGAGTCGTCTCTAGCAACTGCAATCGGATGGTTGGATGGGACTCGTACCAAGCGGCTAAGGCAGGTTTAGGTTCCGCGCTAGTGTTCGCTTGCTACAAAATGGGATTCTACAACGATGGCAGTAGGACACTACGGACGAAATAAGGAGGCCCACCGCACTACACTCAACCGTGttgaatgtaaaacaaaagcatttcGATCGCGTGTACCACCGATCCTGTCCCACTAGACCGGGTCGATGTGTAGTGTGTGCGAGCGTAGATtgctttctgttgttttttggtgaaaaataaattatctctAACGCAAAATGCTCTACATAAGTAAAGCCGAAACTAAATCACAGACGGGCAATAAGTGTACTCCAAACCGAAGTGAAGCTTTGAAAGAGGCAAAGAAAAACTCTAGACCGAAGCTACCATTAAAGCGAAACACCGCGCAAGGCGGATATTGTGTCGGCCCTTCGGGCGGCTCTAACAGTTTCGCCGTTTCTCGTCCGGAGCCCGGAAGCTTAGTGCTATCCCTAGTAGAGTATTTGTGGGGCGTAGATTGCGCGCTGGGAATGTTTTTGGAGCATGCAAGGCGGATTTGTTGTGCGGGGGGATTTTCCCTCTTCCCGGGTGCGAAAAGCAAGTGCGTCTAGGTATGGATTGAAGGACATTAGGGAGAAAAAACGttaagtttaaaataatataaacaattTATCTACGTGAAAACTACTCTCTTCAACTGCCTCTTCCCCTAGTCGGGTTTGCTGCACCCGAAACGAGCAACAATCTTCCTTTGATTGatacaaacaaattgaacTACACTTGCTGCCGTGCCGGACGACGGTGCTACAGAACCGCTCCGTTAAACATGAGTATTAGCATTACGTGCGATTAGAACTTCGGTCGattagattaaaaaaatgtatatatacacacacgacAAGCTACTAACAGCGGCAGCTTCAATTGACGTATTCGGTGAACTGATCATCCACGCCGTCCCAATCATCAATCAACGTGTTTAACGCTCCCTCACCCATCGTAACCAGTCGGGTCGTTATTCGTCCAACGAAAACCCTCATTCCCATGTGGCAGAAGGGGACGCTGGTGCCGATATAATGATGATAATAACACAATTTATCGGTTAgcattttcttcgtttttgtgCAGGATCTGGACAATGGACGCATTTCGCCACGCACTGCAGACACGTGGCGGGAGCGAACACATACCCATAACGATCGAAAAACCCACTCGCGAGGGGCCCGATTCGATTAGCGGgagtcaaaaaaaaacacacacaaattgaatGAAACGCACGTCCAGTCGTCGGGGCCGGTTCTAGCAGATGCCCCGCGCCCATCAATCGTTTTCCGTGTGCTTGTGCAGGGCGGCGGTAATGCAGAGCGCACCGCCGGGTATGAAGCGCACAAAGTTGTCGCCCACCAGCGGTCCCATCGCGTACAGGCCGGGATGGGCCGTGCGCAGTACCGCGTTCGTGTACTTATCCACCTCGATTGGATTGTTTTTGCAGTCGATCGGTTTGGTCGGATCTTCGCCGAGGCCCAGCCCCGAGGCGGCGCTTAGATTGGACGCCCCCAGCTGATGCTGGCAGTGACCGCCGCCCGCACTGAGCGCCGGTGCGttgtagtgctgctgctgctgcttgtgatGTTGGTGGCGCGGTTTATCGGTGAGGTTGATGTGTTTGCATTTGGCACACATGTGCTTCAGCCAGTACAGCTTCCGGCCGAGGCAGGAGTTCAGCAGCTGCTCGGTAAACGTCCACATCGTGAGCGGCTGGACCGGGGGTCGCCCGAAGTCGTCCTCCGTTTCCGAGTCGGGGCAGGCGTTGCCGTCCCCGCCCGCCGCCGGCTTCGTCAGCGTGGCGATGAAGCGAAGGTCGGGCCGGGACCCGATCAGTATCGCACAGTACGACACGTCCAGCACGCGCCGCTCGCCCGTCTTCAGGTGCTGGACGGTGACGCGGCCGGCCCCCGCCAGATCCACTAGCGTGTGCTCGGGCAGCGGGGTGTACAGGTCGTGCTTGCGGTTCGCGTCCTTCATCATCTTGTGCACCTCGTGGTACTCCGGGTACACGTTGCCCGGCAGCATCTTGTCCAGCCCGGCCGTCCGGTTGCGGTACACGTGCACCACCGGGATGCCGGACGAGCGGCAGATCGTGACGGCGTCGGCCGCACTCAGCCCCGCCCCCACGATCAGCACCGGCTTGAGCTGGGAGCGGCCCGGCTCGTCGTACTGCTCCAGCGCCCGCTCGAGATGGGGCAGCTCGTACTTCACCCACGGCATCTCCAGCCCCTCGCCCTTCACGCCGAGCCGGTTCGCCAGATCGGAGGCACCGTTTGCCAGGACGAGGTTTTGGCACACGATCGCGAACCGTTTGTTCGTCATTCGGTTGAATCTAACGggtggaaagggaaagaagcAAATGGGGTTTAGTACAGCAAGTTCACGCTCAGGCCCTTGCCCAACAGGACTCACCCCGCTACGATCCATCGGCCGTTGCGAAAGCGCTCCGGCAGCACCGTCTCGCACTTCCCGTCCAGCGGCACCACCGTCGTCACGATCGTTTCGTTCATGAAGTACCGCTCCAGCCCCATCTCCGCGACGTAGCTCGCGTAGTACTGGGCGACGCGCGAAATCAGTGCGCGCGTTTCCACCTCCTTGGACACCTGCCGCTTGAGCGAAAGGTTGCGGCGCGGGGGGCAAAGCAGCTGGACATTCACCTTGCCGGTTGCTGAGCTGTCCGGCGAACCGTGCATCCTGACCAAGGCCTTTGgaagagaacaggtcgatgcaaagCCCGTTGCTAGATTGTCATTTTCAGCTCGTTTTTGACAGTTTTGTAGTTAACTTGTCATCACTTAGTGCCGTTCCTGACTTAAGACGTTGTATTTGCACTTTTGTACAAACTCACTTTTATTTTGCCACTTTACTTATACTTAACAGTGTGGTTGGCTTCTACTGATTTGCGAACTTATTTTTGCGCGGCGGACTGGACTGCGTGATTTTAACTGATACAACAACTCACTCCCTTCTAGCTCCGCGCGAGCTTCCTTTTATACGAAATAATTACATTGCGCTTATGGGCATATTTAGCTTATCCGCTCCGTTATGCATGATTACAATTAATTATCCTGCTCTATCTCCTGCATTATGCGTACGTGACTTTTTGCGTACATTAGGTAGTATCGTCCTTCCATGTGTATTATCCTACTGCGCAATTGGATGAACTCTATTAAATTTTCGCTATTTAACTAGTTGGTTCGGATTAGAACATATTGCACTTTTATGTCAAATATTTGTGTGCATCTAATTACAGTAATTTATGTTCTGATAATGTTTAATCTAAAATTTTATACttgtaaaaactatttcttttgAGTGTGTTGGTGAATACGATCACGCCACTTATCATGCTATTTCATTCTTTCATTAGCTGTTTCATTCTAGCCTTAGTGCGGTTTGTGTCTAGGATGTAATGAAATTGCTGCAGATAATTATAGCGGATGTTATACTAATAAATGTGTCATTGATATTCTAATCTAATTCTAATTTGCTAAGTCTAATAGTGTCGGGTGTCGAACCTATGCtacagtttcatgaaaaagtgtttacaaaaaacGGGTAATAGACGAACGAATTTTGTATAAAGAATATTccaaaaattcaatttgctgCGGCCAAACACTCATGGAGACATATGAAGAAGTAATTTGAGTCCACTTTGTATTCAGAAACATTGATggactttttcattgtttgccATTCTGTAATCACGAATCACCACCGTTTGCATCGGTCTTTCCGGAGGAACCAAAAGCTTATTAGTCTTAAAACAGATACAGTACATGTCCCACTGTGCTTTACCATGGCTTTCTGTCCCATGGGTTTGTGTCAATTTACTCTAAACGCATCGACCTGCTCTCTTTCATAGATCTTGATCCTtacggtggcgaaggctggcaggatacgatggctggggcatgttatgaggatgcccaccaagaaggtgttcgacagcgatccccagttcggcataaggcgcaggggagcacagcgaactcgatggctggaccaggtgaagcgagacctgtcgaaaatcgggtgtctacatggatggaAGGCTGCAGCTAGGGACGGACCATCCTGCAGAATGATTGTTTACCGGGCCATGTCAGGTCAACGTGCTTTATCGTGAGCaagccaacaagagagagaacgaaagGAGATACAAAGGAAAACAAAGGAAAGGAGATAGAAGAAGCTTACCGCTTaatttttatgacattttattaattaagGAATTTGATATAGGCGTAGCAATGCAGAAAGAGCAACCAGGTTTTGATGTGGttccttaatttaatttatttgtttctgtCATCGAGCCACTATAGGCCTACACAACTTATTTCTATACGTTAGAATACAACTAagtggtaaaacaaaagacaTTGAGACAAACTCTGCCGAAATAACATTAGTACAAAATAGTGGTCTTGACCTAAGGATTCGACTAGGTGCACGTATGTCAACGTGTTCAAGAATGGACGGAGCATCAATAGAACCGCAAAGTAGTTTATGTAGATATACACACTGTGCCACAATTCGTCTATATTGGAGGGACTCCAGTCTGAAAAGGAGGCACCTAGTGCGGTAACTGGGATAAGTACAATTGCTGGACCAAGGCAAACGATAGAACAATGCGCGTAAAAACCTTCTTTGAATTGTTTCTATTCTATCTATAATGTTCTGCTGTGTAGGGGTCCaaaaaaactttgaaatcTTTACCAGCCCACAAAAAGAAACCCAATAAGCTATTCGCTTTAGAAATGCATAGCTCGTAATAATCTTGAAACGTTAATCTGCTTTCACAGAGTTAGGTCTAGGAACTAGTTTAGCTGCGACTTCACAGTCGTACTGTATCGGAAATCTTTTTCTCGAAAACATAATCACTGAGCATTTGTTGACGAGGACACTCAAACGATTTAGTTTGCACCAAGAAGTGAAGCTATGCAGACAGTACTGAAGTCTCAAGCAGTCATCAGTATCAGAAACAGGCGTGAAACTCTTGGAATCGTCGGCATGAAATAATTTCTGGCAGTTTGGAAGCGCGTAGACGATGTCGTTTGTAAATATCAGAAAAACCAGTGGTCCAAAAATGCTCCCTTGTGGTACTCCCGAATCATTAATGAAAGGCGCCGAAAACGAGCAGTTTATTTTAAACCTGCATTGTTCTGTTGATGAGGCAGCTCGACAACCATTGAACTAAAGCATTGTTAATTTCTCTCTAATTTTGCTGCAAGCACTTAGCATGAAGATTTCTCGGTAGTTTGTAACATCGCTTCTATCAGCCTTCTTATCAACAGGAAAAATTCCTTAAATAGTGTCTGATTTTGAATATCCTTGAATATTCAACATATCCTGTACCTTTATAAACCAGAACTAGTGTCAGGCAATTGAAATTGCAGCCATATAATATGTGTTTAAGTGGTTTTATCTTTTGTTCTATGTGTGAATAAAAATGGTCAAAGTTAAAGTTAGTGTTCCTACTCAAAATCCAACAATAATGTGTAAAATACGAtgaaaaatacgaaaattaCGTACATTCTAGTAAAACACTAAAAATAGTACAGTTGTGTGTATCTAAATAGTATCTAAATATTAATATATAATGTCCGTGGCCCCATGGTCTTTCATTTGAGGGGACGGACTTCAAATCGGTCGGTAATGGTTGAGTAATTCTACTATGAAggaatttaccaaaaaaactGATAAGTTTTGGACAATGCTAAGGAACATTCGAGTTGAATGTctcgataatagatggttgGACCGGGATGAAATTTGATAAGTGAATCGAGATCGAGAAATCGTACATAATGCTGGTGGATCCAGCCAATTTTGTTACCAGCCGACTGTCCCGACAACTCCAGAGGGCTTGGGACTATTCCAACTAATAACAGAAACATACTCTCTCGTTTTGCCCAACAAAGCAGACACACCGAGGCTCATGCTGATTTCGTTGCATGGGACGACTAGCAAGCATGTCATGACCATCGCGATCTTCATCGCCAGACAATTGACTTACCAAAAGCTCGTTGAAAAACGGTCACCAATCCGGTCACACAAGCTGTGTGAGTATCAGCTCCAATCATCACAGTTGAGCACGCGGCGtagacatggattttgtttcagtcatgGGTTTTGTTGATAGTGTTAGTGATATATTTCAGCACTGATTTGGATAGCTTGGTCGGCGTGATGAATTACTCATTTGGCGGAACGAGTTACTGTTTTTACACCACCCCCATTATATTACAGCAACACACTTACTGGTACTTTTTTCTCGTTGTTATCATTTGAACCCCGTTTAGCTAGGGTACAAACTTCCACAATCCATCGAACTTATATCAGATAACGATAACGATTTCTCACTAAAATTGAATCTTTAGttatctgttgtttttttccagcCGTCAAATGCTCATAGTGCAATGTCGAAAACGTCGCACTGTCAACACGAGAGAAAGAGCCCGGGACACCCAAGAAAAGGGGACACCTTATTAACACGTGATTGGACAATACGTGAATAGATAGGTTTTACTTTCAGAATATATTTCGGGATGTTTTATTGACAAAGTAATAGTTCTATTCATAGCTGTTTCTTATTGCTTAGTTAGTGATATTACACGTTTTTATTGAAGTCGTTTACATTTGGCTATGGAAATGTAATCTTCGTCACATCGTCGTATTTTGCGAGCATTATTTTCGTCAAGTCTCTCAAAGGCACTGTTGGGACCAAAAGATTGGGTCtgttttctgattttttctacgttgtgttttattgattGAAATTGCAGTGCAAAAAGAGAACGATACAAAATTCAGACTTCTTATATACCCTTCTCTAGAGCCTGCCGTTCCTGACGGACACAATCATATCCGTTCCCAACTAACAAAACCCGCACAACGGTAGTTCCTCATTccgttaatttaaattatgaatGAATCCTAACAGGCACCTTATGCTCTAGATTGTGCTCTTCCCTGTTCCGATTTGGTGCTAAGGTGAAAATGTTGCTAGCGTAATGCACTAGAAATGATCCAAGTAATCATGCTTAGGGAACCATAAGTGTAAAGATGTATATAAACGATTCAATGTCTGGTGATACGTGTAGTAAGATAACGTCCGATAAATGAAATACACGTCAAacgaaattataaaaataaaagaaagtgttaaaacacgttttttaagcataaaaaacaaaagatgCTTTGCCTTGCAGGAtgcatttgaaatgaaatttgaatgaatGGAGCATTGAAACAAACCTCACGTTTCTAGGGCAtactttttgtgtttattgcaataaaaaagtattttcaaACTTTTACTTCGATACCCTTACTCTGCGTTCGACTTCTCTCTTTGTTGAAGAATaccattatttcatttcatttcgatttcgatttcgaagATCGACTGTaccattattatttgtttatttatgcttTCGTTTCATGCACTACAGGTGTTGCGACGAAACCGTTCGACACCCTTGGCGTTTGAATACCCCTGACGAGGCGAAAGTCATACAGGGCAAACGGTAGAAGCAATCCAATCAGCGAGGAGTAAGGAGCAGATACAAAGCCGTAAGAGTAACGAAGACTAATAAGTAAGCGTAAATATTCAGAGTAGTGAAGGGACGAGAAAAGTAAGTGAAAAGTGAATTGAAATGTGATCGTGTATGTTATAAAATATTCGAAATATAGTTTCAGAACCGTGTCAAAGGCGGTTAACGAAAATTCATCCCAACAACAGGTTAGGTATGGTATTTCTAAAAATCTACTTTAAACTATGCATTCTGATCTTTTTCGATCTTTTCATCGCATCAGATACAATTTTGACGGACCTCCTTGATCAATAACTCATTTTCGCCGGATAGTCA
Coding sequences within:
- the LOC120901194 gene encoding oxidative stress-induced growth inhibitor 2-like, whose product is MHGSPDSSATGKVNVQLLCPPRRNLSLKRQVSKEVETRALISRVAQYYASYVAEMGLERYFMNETIVTTVVPLDGKCETVLPERFRNGRWIVAGFNRMTNKRFAIVCQNLVLANGASDLANRLGVKGEGLEMPWVKYELPHLERALEQYDEPGRSQLKPVLIVGAGLSAADAVTICRSSGIPVVHVYRNRTAGLDKMLPGNVYPEYHEVHKMMKDANRKHDLYTPLPEHTLVDLAGAGRVTVQHLKTGERRVLDVSYCAILIGSRPDLRFIATLTKPAAGGDGNACPDSETEDDFGRPPVQPLTMWTFTEQLLNSCLGRKLYWLKHMCAKCKHINLTDKPRHQHHKQQQQHYNAPALSAGGGHCQHQLGASNLSAASGLGLGEDPTKPIDCKNNPIEVDKYTNAVLRTAHPGLYAMGPLVGDNFVRFIPGGALCITAALHKHTEND